DNA from Aster yellows witches'-broom phytoplasma AYWB:
ATGATATTTAAAATATATTTATAATTAAATGCTTTTTCTATTCTTTTTATGTGTATTTTACTAGCTTTTTTGATATAATATAAGTGTATTCACACGGACAAAAATACAAATTAATAATAGTTTAGCATTTTTATATGTTAAAATAATTAATGACTCTATATATATGTGCGTCCGTGTGCTTATATGTAGGGTCATTTTTGTTATCTAAATCCCACATTAAAATATATAAAAAAAATAGTTATATAAATCCCGAATCTCCCAAAGACAAAGATTTATATAACTACCATGAAAGGATGCATTAAATGCAAAACCTTAATTTAAACATAGACGCATTTATTGATAAAATAAATTACTATGTTATTTATATTATAACATTTTTAAAATATGTTTTTAACAGTATTATTGCAATCAAAAACGTTGATTTCAGTTTATTCAATATACCAAATAGTATAGGAATAATTTGTCATTTTCTTTTTGCTATTTTTTGCATTTTAATATTTATCACCTTGTTAGTTTTTTTAGGTTCTATATGGAATATTATTAAAACAATAATCAAATGGATTTTATATCCGTTTAAATTATTATTTAAATTAATTAAATGGATTTTCTCACCTAAATCAGAATTAAAACAACCAATTAAAACTAATAACTTGAATCAATATGATTTAAACAAATTACAAAGAAAGATAAATGATTTAGAATACAAACTTAATTTACAAAAAAGACAAAATGTAATTAAACCATTTGAAAACAAATATCAAAAAAGAGGTTAAATTATGAAAAACAATAATCACAAAAACCCAAAAAATAAAATATTTATCATTTGGGGTTTATTTATTAGTGGAGTTATTCTTGTTTTTTTAATACTTCTTTTATTAGCTATTAATAAACCTCAACCTAAAACTGATACCCAAAATCAACAACATTTACAATCTAATATTAATGCCGAACAAGAACAACAAACCTATAATAGGGTTATTAATAAGATAGAATCTGAAATAGATAAATTAACCCAACAACAAGAACAAACTCCATTACTTAAATATCCTCCTAAAATAAGATATTATGATGATGGAATAAAGATCTTTTCCATAGAAAAATATAATCAAGATACAGGTAAATTAATTAAAGACATTTATTATAAAAATGATGGAGAAACAATAGAATATACTGTTGATTACAATTCTGATGGTTCTATCTTAAACACTTTTTATAACCCAGACGGAACTGTTAGAGACACTTATCATTCTAATGAATAAAAAAAGAAAAATTATATTAAAGATTTGGATTATATTTATATCAATTCTTATTTTAATCCTGTTATTCCTTTTAGGTTTAAAATTACCTAAATTGCTTAAATTAAAACAACAACAAGATAATAATCAAGTTGAAACCCAATATAAATATTAAACTCAATATATTCATGATACTGATAAAGTTAATAATATAATTGGATTAATTAATTCTTTAAAACGTTTAAAAACTTTAAAGCAATTAAAACCTCAAACTGAAAAACAAAAAGAAACTCAACCAATAAATAATCTAGATTTCTTTGACCCTAAGGTTCA
Protein-coding regions in this window:
- a CDS encoding DUF2963 domain-containing protein, coding for MKNNNHKNPKNKIFIIWGLFISGVILVFLILLLLAINKPQPKTDTQNQQHLQSNINAEQEQQTYNRVINKIESEIDKLTQQQEQTPLLKYPPKIRYYDDGIKIFSIEKYNQDTGKLIKDIYYKNDGETIEYTVDYNSDGSILNTFYNPDGTVRDTYHSNE